The genomic interval AAGTACTGCAGGCAGCACTGCTCAGCTTAGCGTTATACTGGCCGTTGTATGGTTGTGGTTGTCCTCTATATCTGTAGATCGTCCTCTCATCAAATGGTTTGCGCAGTTGCAGCGAATGCTTTTGCCCTTATGGATATCCTTGCTTCTTGCCCTTTGCACCATCCTTTGGTTTTACCCGAATCTTATTCTATTTCTACATTTTAAGGATTTGCCAATGAAATGGGCCGCAAGCCTATTTACGATCGCTTTGAATGGCTGGACAATATATCGGTATTTGCAAGCGTACATATCTTCTCGTTTTCCATTGCAGCTCGCCATCGTGTACAGCTCAGGCTGGATGATTATTGCACAGCTGATTATCGTGAGTGGCGAAGCTTGGAATATAAGCTGGTGGCTTTACCATTTCCTATTGCTTGCTTCGGTTATTGTTATGGTTTGGGGTATTGTGAATCAATATGTCAGCTCCAAATCCATTACAGCCTCTATTAAGCTGATGTTCCGCGCCAATCCGCGCGATTGGATTAACACCTATATGTCTTCAAGCGTTCGAGAGCTGGTGATGACAACGGAAGCACGTGATTCTTACACAGCAGGCCATAACTATCGGGTAGCCCTTTATGCTTTGAAGCTGGGAGAGGAGCTTTCACTCAGCTCAGCTGAATTAAGGGCGATTGCGCAAGGCGGATTAGTTCATGATGTCGGCAAATTGCGAATACCGGATACGATTTTGAACAAGCCAGGCAAGCTTACACCTGAGGAACGTGAAATTATTGAGGTGCATCCTATATCGGGCTACGATTTGTGCAAAAGATTAGGTTTTATGCCGGAGGAGCTTTCTGTTATAAGGTCTCATCATGAGAAGTGGGACGGCAGCGGCTATCCTGATCAGCTTGCAGGTGAACAGATACCGCTGCTTGCACGGGTCACTGCCGTAGCGGATGTTTATGATGCTTTGACCTCGTCACGTTCTTACCGAAAGGCGATGTCGCATGAGGCGGCTATGGAAATTATCCTAAAGGAGAGCGGGAGACATTTCGACCCCGTGTGCGTTCAGGCATGGGAGCGCCTTGTACGGGAGCAAACGAGCTTTTTCGAGGAAACCGTCCGCAACAGTCCGCATTTGAAGCTGGAGAAAAGGCTGATCAAATAAACGCATTTCCATTTGGTTCGCAGCAGTTGTACAATAAACGGGAAGCAGCTTGTTGTTGATTAATAAGCACAATAAGTGATTCCAATAACGGTTTGGGGGAATATTGAACATGACTTATTTAGCGGCTAATAATCGGTATGAGAGCATGAAGTATAACCGTGTCGGACGAAGCGGCTTAAAGCTGCCGGCAATTTCCTTAGGATTGTGGCATAATTTCGGCGGCATTGACCGTCATGAGAATGGGCGTGCCATGGTACGCCGTGCATTTGATTTAGGCATTACGCACTTCGATCTTGCGAATAACTATGGACCGCCTGCTGGCTCAGCAGAAGAAATGTTTGGCCAAATACTTAAACAAGATTTTGCAGCATATCGTGATGAGCTTATTATATCAACCAAAGCTGGCTACTATATGTGGGAAGGTCCTTATGGCGAATGGGGCTCACGCAAATATTTGGTTTCCAGCTTGGATCAGAGCCTAAAGCGGATGAACCTTGATTATGTCGATATTTTTTATCACCATCGTCCAGATCCGGATACACCGCTTGAAGAAACAATGGGGGCTCTTGATCATATTGTGCGCCAAGGAAAAGCGCTGTATGTCGGCGTTTCGAATTACAATCCAGAGCAAACAGCTAAAGCGGCCGCTATTCTGAAGGATCTAGGTACGCCTTTCCTTATTCATCAGCCATCCTATTCGATGTTCAATCGCTGGATCGAGAACGGCTTGCAGGATGTTTTGGACGAAGAAGGCATAGGCTCGATCGTATTTTCTCCGCTTGCTGGAGGCTTGCTGACGAATCGTTATTTGAATGGTGTTCCTGCCGATTCACGCGCTGGAGGACCAAGTGTATTTCTGAAGGCAGATCATATTACAGACAGCACATTGAATAAGATTAAGCAGTTGAATGAGATTGCACAGCATCGTGGACAATCGCTTGCCCAAATGTCTCTTGCTTGGGTACTCCGAGGCGGAAGAGTGACTTCGGCTTTGATCGGAGCAAGTCGTGTCGAACAAATTGATGATAATGTTGCAGCACTACGCCGTCTAGATTTCAGCGACGAGGAGCTTAGCCGTATTGAAGCGGTGCTTGCAGCTGAATAGATTTGTATAAATAGAATGATACGCTAGAGCAGCTAACCGCAGTGTTGCGGCATGCAGGCTCTAGCGTTTTTTTATTATCCAAATAATAGTTGAAAGAGATATAATAGTGTCAAAGTCAGGCAGATTTGGCTCATGCGTAGCGGAAGGTGGAAGTGATTTTGAAAAAAATGTCGTTGCGTACAAAAGGATTAATCCTGATTGTTCTCATTTCTTTCTTCCCATTGTTGATTGCTGGAGTGGGCAACTATTCTGCGGTCAAGGATGCGATGCTTAAATCCGAAATCGAGAAAACAAGCAGCATGCAAAACAAGCGTGCAAACGAATTAGCGTCATGGATGGCTATCCGCAAAGCGGAGGTTATTGTGATGAGCCGAACAGAGGTTGTCCGTTTTGGTACAGATGAAGAGCGTCTTCATTATTTTGGACGTGAGCTTGTTCGTGGGGGCTTTATCTATCACTCGATTGGGTATATAGATGAATCGGGCATAAGCATGCGTACCGATGGCATGAGACGGGATATGAGTATGGAGTCATTTTTTCAGGCTGCGATTACAGGCAGAGTGGTCATTACGGACCCTTTTAAGCCTTCTTTTTCTGATGCTACGCAATCGTTTATTGTGGTGCCTGTATATGGAGGTACGAATGAAATCAAAGGAGTTGTGTATGCCTCTATTGCCATGGCTACACTTCGGCCATTCATTGAGTTCACAGGCGATCAAACGATTATACGCTTGTTCAATGATGAAGGCGGCATCATCTATAGCTCTGATAACCAAGAAATCATTAGCAAGGGCTTATTTCATGAGAAGTCTTCCTTGTCTCCGATTGCGGAGAAAATGCTTGGCTCCTATGAGGGTGTTTCGAAAATTAACATAGCGGGAAGAGCGTACGCGGTTTTTCATACGAAGGTGAGTGAAACACCTTGGCGTTTTGCATTGCAAGAGCCAATGTCCAAGCTGGAAGAAGAGGTAAAGCCGATATTTTGGCGTATTTTCACGACGATTGCTGTCTCGGAAGTGATCATTGTAATCTTTTTCTTTCTCTACTTCGAACGTATTGTGAAACGGTTAGAACGTATTTTGGGCGTGACGGAGCAGGCTGCAGCGGGGAGCTTCGAGGCAGAGCATCTTGAGGTTGAGCCATATGACGAGATCGGTCAGCTTGGTCATTCTGTGAACGGCATGATGGAGCATTTGCAAGAAATGTTCGATCGCCTTGAGGCAATCATTAATCAAAATCAATATGCATTTATCGTGCTCGACGATCAGTATAAGGTCACCTATTTGAATAAAACAGCTGAAGAGATGCTGGGCTATAAGACTTCGGAGCTGGCTGGAAGCGCTACACCGCTGTTGTTCATGGATCTAGATGAGGTTCGCTTGGAAGCTGAGAAGCTTACCGAACAGCTTGGCAGAACGGTTCAGCCTGGTCTTGAAGTATTCAAGGAGCTCCGCAGCGCGAGCTTCTCCTATGAGAGGGAATGGACCTTTATTCATAAAAACGGAACAAGAATTCCAACGCTGCACAGCTCGAATGGTTTGCGTGACCGCAATGGGCGGTTCTCTGGCGTTGTAGGCATGGTGCTCGATATTTCCGACCGCAAGCATGTAGAGAAAGCACGCAACCGTTTGCTCGACATCGTTGAATCAGCTAAGGATTTAATAGCTTCAGTCAGCTCAAGAGGCAAGCTCGTCTATATGAATGGGGCAGGCAGAGAAATGCTGGGCTTGCAAAGCAATGCGGATCAGGTGCATATGGTAGAGGAATATTCTCATCCAGAAATGTATTCGGAGCTTGTGAGAGGAGCAGCGCTC from Paenibacillus sp. FSL K6-3182 carries:
- a CDS encoding HD-GYP domain-containing protein, with the protein product MRKNMWVYTRLVLLMLLPLAGYFALRGSELDKSINAPQEHFYIVSLVAMISLILAIAVGFVAITLRNIKISFLSLSYVSLSALFVLHGLSTPGFLTHHSSTAGSTAQLSVILAVVWLWLSSISVDRPLIKWFAQLQRMLLPLWISLLLALCTILWFYPNLILFLHFKDLPMKWAASLFTIALNGWTIYRYLQAYISSRFPLQLAIVYSSGWMIIAQLIIVSGEAWNISWWLYHFLLLASVIVMVWGIVNQYVSSKSITASIKLMFRANPRDWINTYMSSSVRELVMTTEARDSYTAGHNYRVALYALKLGEELSLSSAELRAIAQGGLVHDVGKLRIPDTILNKPGKLTPEEREIIEVHPISGYDLCKRLGFMPEELSVIRSHHEKWDGSGYPDQLAGEQIPLLARVTAVADVYDALTSSRSYRKAMSHEAAMEIILKESGRHFDPVCVQAWERLVREQTSFFEETVRNSPHLKLEKRLIK
- the mgrA gene encoding L-glyceraldehyde 3-phosphate reductase, whose protein sequence is MTYLAANNRYESMKYNRVGRSGLKLPAISLGLWHNFGGIDRHENGRAMVRRAFDLGITHFDLANNYGPPAGSAEEMFGQILKQDFAAYRDELIISTKAGYYMWEGPYGEWGSRKYLVSSLDQSLKRMNLDYVDIFYHHRPDPDTPLEETMGALDHIVRQGKALYVGVSNYNPEQTAKAAAILKDLGTPFLIHQPSYSMFNRWIENGLQDVLDEEGIGSIVFSPLAGGLLTNRYLNGVPADSRAGGPSVFLKADHITDSTLNKIKQLNEIAQHRGQSLAQMSLAWVLRGGRVTSALIGASRVEQIDDNVAALRRLDFSDEELSRIEAVLAAE